One Halobaculum roseum DNA segment encodes these proteins:
- a CDS encoding DUF4145 domain-containing protein, which produces MNSEVYQKYIPLAQVLFIFGIIMRELVFPDTLALSWQLVALLGMVVILPYIPFIQRISYGDWEAELGREIVETEESVEEGIPVPDDVEIGEHVPEGIVEKIYAVHSESHIAALALLRTELEDVLRDVIGHSNLNLNRPMSLGQLTKKANNAQYIDNNTVAAVDDVRGLANKAIHEKNVPRDEANKILEIGVDALGRLYYLKSQSEQESTQSEQGP; this is translated from the coding sequence ATGAATAGCGAAGTATATCAAAAATACATACCACTAGCCCAGGTACTGTTCATCTTCGGAATAATCATGCGTGAGCTTGTGTTCCCGGATACGCTTGCACTAAGCTGGCAGCTGGTTGCTCTTCTCGGGATGGTTGTGATTCTACCATATATTCCATTCATTCAGCGAATTTCCTACGGAGATTGGGAAGCAGAACTGGGGAGGGAAATTGTTGAAACTGAAGAGAGCGTTGAGGAAGGTATTCCTGTCCCCGATGACGTTGAAATTGGTGAGCACGTCCCGGAAGGTATCGTTGAAAAGATATATGCTGTACATTCCGAGTCACACATTGCTGCTCTCGCACTTCTTAGAACGGAATTAGAAGACGTTCTCAGAGACGTAATTGGCCATTCGAATTTGAATCTAAACAGACCTATGTCGCTCGGTCAGCTAACAAAGAAGGCCAACAATGCACAATATATTGATAACAACACAGTAGCTGCCGTTGACGACGTCCGTGGATTAGCTAACAAAGCTATCCATGAAAAGAATGTGCCAAGAGATGAAGCAAATAAGATCTTAGAGATTGGAGTGGACGCTCTTGGTAGGTTGTATTATCTCAAGTCCCAATCTGAGCAAGAATCTACTCAATCCGAGCAAGGGCCCTAA
- a CDS encoding recombinase family protein, translating to MTVACYTRVSTAKQNLDRQLTSTQQYAEDSLGASLADIEVYRDKSSGTNTARDAYQRLMTDAEAGEIDAVVAHEVSRVARSISDLERTADRLREAGVELHIVSESLVMKPDEEDPYQRALFQMLGVFGELEARIKRQNIREGIAARQDSEEYRHGPAPLGFTKGDGRLVEGGDYHRVVTVLEQTAAGEMSQQAAAQELDTGLKTIRWAVNERSELYSIWS from the coding sequence ATGACCGTCGCCTGTTACACCCGTGTTTCCACCGCGAAGCAGAACCTCGATCGCCAACTCACCTCGACCCAGCAGTACGCCGAGGACTCCCTCGGGGCGTCGTTGGCCGACATCGAGGTGTACCGCGACAAGTCAAGCGGGACCAACACCGCCCGCGACGCCTACCAGCGACTCATGACCGACGCCGAGGCCGGCGAGATCGATGCCGTCGTCGCCCACGAGGTGTCGCGAGTCGCCCGCTCGATCTCCGACCTCGAACGCACGGCCGACCGACTCCGCGAGGCCGGCGTCGAGCTGCATATCGTCTCCGAGTCGCTCGTGATGAAGCCCGACGAGGAAGATCCCTATCAGCGCGCGCTGTTTCAGATGCTCGGCGTGTTCGGCGAGTTGGAGGCGCGGATCAAGCGGCAGAACATCCGCGAAGGGATCGCCGCGCGCCAGGACTCCGAGGAGTACCGGCACGGGCCGGCACCGCTCGGCTTCACGAAGGGCGACGGTCGGCTCGTCGAGGGTGGCGACTACCACCGCGTCGTTACCGTGCTGGAGCAGACCGCCGCGGGTGAAATGAGTCAGCAGGCGGCGGCTCAGGAACTCGATACTGGACTGAAGACAATCAGATGGGCTGTTAACGAACGATCTGAACTCTATAGCATTTGGTCGTGA